In one Moritella sp. 5 genomic region, the following are encoded:
- a CDS encoding iron ABC transporter permease encodes MRQLSYIDNGLNATNQYQKRSIKKIRLIGLISGLLLLSVLVDIATGPGNFPLATVLDVIWDKTSHGIKLEVIIWDYRMPVALTALVVGAMLGMAGALMQTILNNPLAEPFTLGISSAASFGAALAIVMGVGLAPNVGSLLVTVNAFIFALCTCAVLLGMTRIKGVGTQTIVLFGIAIFFAFNALLAMMEYSASETQLQRIVFWMLGSLGRASWQQLSMGSLMMVIVLPFCMSRTWRLTALRLGDESAISMGVDVKRLRIEILICISLLAATAVAFVGIIGFVGLVGPHIARMLVGEDQRYFLPLSAMLGATMLSITSIVSKTLTPGIIYPVGIITALIGVPVFLIIIIRNSKERFE; translated from the coding sequence ATGCGCCAATTAAGTTATATAGATAACGGTTTAAACGCCACGAATCAATACCAGAAACGTTCGATAAAAAAAATTCGTCTCATCGGATTAATTTCGGGATTATTACTTTTAAGTGTCTTGGTTGATATTGCCACTGGCCCGGGCAATTTTCCTCTAGCAACCGTATTAGATGTCATTTGGGACAAAACGTCACACGGCATTAAGCTTGAGGTGATTATCTGGGACTACCGCATGCCTGTAGCGCTCACCGCACTGGTCGTTGGCGCGATGCTTGGTATGGCAGGCGCTCTGATGCAAACTATCTTAAACAACCCACTGGCAGAACCTTTTACCTTAGGTATTTCGTCTGCTGCCAGCTTTGGTGCTGCACTTGCTATTGTGATGGGCGTAGGGTTAGCCCCTAATGTCGGCTCTCTATTGGTGACTGTAAATGCCTTTATCTTCGCACTTTGTACTTGCGCTGTACTGTTAGGAATGACACGCATTAAAGGCGTTGGTACACAGACCATAGTGTTATTTGGTATTGCGATATTTTTTGCTTTTAATGCACTGTTAGCAATGATGGAATATTCTGCATCAGAAACCCAGTTACAACGTATTGTGTTTTGGATGTTAGGCTCTCTCGGACGTGCTAGTTGGCAGCAGCTCAGCATGGGCTCGTTAATGATGGTGATTGTTCTGCCATTTTGTATGTCTCGAACCTGGCGACTTACAGCCCTTCGCCTTGGTGATGAAAGTGCAATAAGTATGGGGGTAGATGTCAAACGACTACGTATAGAGATCCTTATTTGCATCTCTCTATTAGCCGCAACAGCGGTAGCATTTGTCGGTATTATTGGTTTTGTCGGGCTAGTCGGACCGCACATTGCAAGAATGTTAGTCGGTGAAGATCAACGCTATTTTTTACCTTTATCAGCGATGCTTGGAGCAACCATGTTGTCGATCACATCGATTGTCAGTAAGACGCTGACACCGGGTATTATTTATCCAGTCGGTATCATCACTGCACTTATCGGCGTACCCGTATTCTTGATTATTATAATCCGTAATTCAAAGGAGCGATTCGAATGA
- a CDS encoding ABC transporter substrate-binding protein yields MMLGFNLKIAQKSLLCILLGSAFNLQAEVVTVTDIAGRQVSIDNEKVNHIVLGEGRLAYSLAVLDKEAPLSRVVGWKDDLIKYDPDAYRKYKEKFPEITKIANLGSPYSGDLNLEKLIILDTDLFILNLGNLLKAQESGLLKKLDKAGIKVVFVDFRQRPTQNTIPSLLLLGKVLNREKQANEFVDYYIQQMRKVSSVVQTKKLEERPLVFIEKAAGYDADACCSTFGNANLGKLIDEAGGINWGSRKFPGYSGKVNPEALFTDDPDIIIGTGANWAEANPNTAAVLFGYEATEALAQKRLKALSERKGWSALKSVKNKEFYSIYHQFYNSPYHFIALQTFAKWFYPEDFKDLNPQANFKELHDKFLPIDLTGVFWTKLD; encoded by the coding sequence ATGATGTTAGGTTTTAATCTTAAAATCGCGCAAAAGAGTTTGCTGTGCATATTATTAGGCAGTGCTTTTAACTTGCAGGCAGAAGTTGTCACGGTAACGGATATTGCGGGTCGTCAAGTGAGCATTGACAACGAAAAAGTTAACCATATTGTTTTAGGTGAAGGTCGTTTAGCTTACTCGCTTGCCGTTTTGGATAAAGAAGCCCCCTTATCTCGGGTCGTTGGTTGGAAAGATGATCTGATTAAGTATGATCCTGATGCTTATAGAAAATACAAAGAAAAATTTCCCGAAATAACCAAAATAGCCAATCTAGGTAGCCCCTATTCTGGCGATTTAAACTTAGAAAAGCTCATTATTTTAGATACCGATCTTTTTATCCTAAATTTAGGTAATTTACTAAAAGCACAAGAAAGTGGATTACTAAAAAAACTTGATAAAGCTGGTATTAAAGTTGTATTTGTCGATTTTCGTCAACGCCCGACACAAAATACAATTCCCAGTCTATTACTCTTAGGTAAGGTACTAAATAGAGAAAAACAAGCCAACGAATTTGTTGATTACTATATTCAACAAATGCGTAAAGTAAGCAGCGTAGTACAGACAAAGAAACTAGAAGAACGCCCGCTTGTTTTTATTGAGAAAGCTGCAGGTTACGATGCAGATGCATGTTGTAGTACGTTCGGTAATGCTAATTTAGGTAAGCTAATTGATGAAGCTGGCGGTATTAACTGGGGAAGTCGTAAATTCCCAGGTTACTCTGGTAAAGTCAATCCTGAAGCGCTTTTCACTGATGATCCAGATATCATTATTGGTACCGGAGCCAACTGGGCTGAGGCTAATCCAAATACAGCGGCAGTGTTATTCGGTTACGAAGCCACAGAGGCATTGGCACAAAAACGCTTAAAAGCACTATCAGAGCGTAAAGGTTGGTCCGCACTAAAATCGGTTAAAAATAAAGAGTTTTACTCTATTTATCATCAATTTTATAACAGCCCTTATCACTTTATCGCCCTACAAACCTTTGCAAAATGGTTTTACCCCGAGGATTTTAAAGACTTAAACCCTCAGGCTAATTTCAAAGAATTACACGATAAATTCTTGCCCATTGATTTAACCGGTGTTTTTTGGACGAAACTAGATTAA
- a CDS encoding GGDEF domain-containing protein, with protein sequence MTAHTWLSYKLFNLSLTHPLLLNMLIKSKVAERAYVNLASKLQSSLDPEVLLAIFKQSVREYIPLCNLEFHTGGHILTAEISAPDNVNLRLDLFNNDYVFGQLECDLEQRLTMVQQALLTQLSKVLSNPLYNALEYQKMKLLAFKDSLTGLANRNKFEHCFQQLSENSHKKQLDLSLLIIDLDGFKRVNDKYGHQTGDLVLANFAQLLLKFSSERVQIFRFAGDEFTILINGVDKHFISCFAQGIQNAVTINHSLSEFNLSCSIGSAEFQCEDTLDTLFARADKALYRAKAKGRNRAELAAGTELCM encoded by the coding sequence ATGACAGCACACACTTGGTTATCGTATAAGTTATTTAATCTTAGCCTCACACACCCGCTATTGTTAAATATGCTGATCAAATCAAAAGTAGCAGAAAGAGCCTATGTCAATTTAGCGAGTAAATTACAATCCAGTCTAGATCCTGAAGTCTTATTGGCTATTTTTAAGCAAAGCGTCCGTGAATATATACCTCTCTGTAATCTTGAATTTCATACTGGAGGTCATATTTTGACAGCTGAAATATCTGCTCCCGATAATGTTAATTTAAGGTTAGATTTATTTAATAACGACTATGTTTTTGGTCAGTTAGAGTGCGACTTAGAACAACGTCTAACCATGGTACAACAAGCGTTATTAACCCAGTTGTCTAAGGTGTTGAGCAATCCATTATATAATGCGCTGGAATATCAGAAAATGAAATTACTGGCATTCAAAGACAGCTTGACAGGGCTCGCTAACAGAAATAAATTTGAGCATTGTTTTCAACAATTATCCGAAAATAGTCATAAAAAACAATTGGACTTATCATTACTTATCATTGATCTTGATGGCTTTAAACGGGTCAACGATAAATATGGCCACCAAACTGGGGATCTTGTGCTAGCCAATTTTGCGCAACTATTATTGAAGTTCAGTAGTGAACGAGTACAAATTTTTCGATTCGCTGGAGATGAGTTTACTATTTTGATTAATGGTGTGGATAAACATTTCATTTCATGCTTTGCACAGGGGATTCAAAATGCGGTAACCATAAACCATTCATTATCCGAGTTTAATCTATCTTGTAGTATCGGCAGTGCCGAATTTCAATGTGAAGATACATTGGATACCTTGTTTGCTCGTGCGGATAAAGCGTTGTACAGAGCTAAAGCGAAAGGGCGAAACCGTGCTGAATTGGCTGCTGGCACAGAATTATGTATGTAA
- a CDS encoding FHA domain-containing protein, which yields MAKIININTEEKVTLMPQHLFGRQFNAPHSLLFEPDSSCMHATIFWNGSVWVLQDLSSNGTYVNGKRIHGGREYHLHLDDLINFGSLSGEAWRIVELSSPNSLLILVTLGLPTMVPKVTELVSRRAQVWLFIGASSTAERLQNDVSDLETVEQVSIQFMVSQNEEHVAMKLTMGGQVFDLGQRNHHYLLLILARKRLDDAIKGVRADEQGWIDKELLSKILGQSENHINIQIYRFRKQIVQLLSNSSSLPQAIERRTREIRFAYDNVNIIGGAEVVPTKGTSTARLKRR from the coding sequence ATGGCAAAAATTATCAATATTAATACTGAAGAGAAAGTTACGTTGATGCCACAGCATCTCTTTGGTAGGCAGTTTAATGCTCCACACTCATTATTGTTCGAGCCAGATAGTTCTTGTATGCATGCAACAATTTTTTGGAATGGGAGTGTGTGGGTACTGCAAGATTTGAGTAGTAATGGTACTTATGTTAATGGCAAACGAATTCACGGAGGACGTGAGTATCATTTACATCTGGATGATTTGATTAATTTCGGCAGTCTGTCCGGAGAAGCATGGCGTATTGTTGAGCTGTCTTCGCCAAATAGCTTATTAATATTGGTTACACTTGGGTTACCGACTATGGTGCCAAAAGTGACTGAACTGGTTAGTCGACGAGCACAAGTTTGGCTTTTTATTGGAGCCAGTTCTACAGCTGAAAGGTTGCAGAATGATGTGTCTGATCTTGAAACTGTTGAACAAGTATCAATACAATTCATGGTTAGTCAAAATGAAGAACATGTTGCGATGAAATTAACGATGGGTGGCCAGGTGTTCGATCTAGGGCAACGTAATCATCACTATTTACTGTTAATCCTGGCTAGAAAGCGTCTCGATGACGCTATTAAAGGGGTGAGGGCTGATGAGCAAGGCTGGATTGATAAAGAGTTACTGAGCAAGATATTGGGGCAGAGTGAGAACCATATCAACATTCAAATATATCGTTTCCGTAAACAAATCGTTCAGTTACTGTCTAACTCATCTAGTTTACCGCAAGCTATTGAACGGCGGACAAGAGAAATTCGCTTTGCTTATGACAACGTGAATATCATTGGTGGTGCAGAGGTTGTTCCAACTAAAGGTACATCAACCGCTAGACTTAAGAGAAGATAA
- a CDS encoding ABC transporter ATP-binding protein — protein sequence MPLTIEALSHQVSDGHGQRKLLSDLCLAVGEGECIGLMGDSGSGKTTLLNLIAGLEPIQQGQITFAGVELTQASEQQLSELRKKQLGIIFQQYNLLSSLSVQDNIAFSARLAGRYDTALCYNLARQLDIHSLLNQYPSTLSGGELQRVAIARAMSAQPKLLLADEPTGNLDDDNSSRVVALLVKLAKSHNTALVLVTHSYNVAAKMDKIYQLADGQLSLINHVYK from the coding sequence GTGCCATTAACCATTGAGGCTCTTAGCCACCAGGTTTCGGACGGCCATGGCCAGCGAAAGTTGTTGTCAGATCTATGCTTAGCCGTGGGCGAAGGGGAATGTATTGGCCTGATGGGGGACAGTGGCAGCGGTAAAACTACCTTACTTAATCTTATTGCTGGGTTAGAGCCGATACAGCAAGGACAGATCACGTTTGCAGGGGTTGAACTGACACAGGCGAGTGAACAGCAGCTCAGTGAACTGAGAAAGAAACAGTTAGGAATCATTTTTCAACAATATAATTTATTATCGAGTTTGTCGGTTCAGGACAATATTGCTTTTAGTGCCCGTTTGGCTGGGCGCTACGATACTGCTCTGTGTTATAACTTGGCCCGACAGTTAGACATCCACTCTTTATTAAATCAATATCCTTCGACGCTTTCTGGTGGCGAGTTACAACGTGTGGCGATTGCCAGAGCGATGAGTGCACAACCTAAATTATTACTTGCCGATGAGCCAACGGGTAATCTCGATGACGATAATAGTAGCCGTGTCGTGGCATTGTTAGTTAAATTAGCTAAATCCCACAATACCGCACTCGTACTGGTTACGCATAGCTATAACGTTGCGGCCAAAATGGATAAGATCTATCAATTAGCAGATGGTCAGCTAAGCTTAATCAACCACGTCTATAAATAG
- a CDS encoding FtsX-like permease family protein, whose product MTDSNVISFIRRVDRQELWLALQTQIAEYNHHRLLHLGLIFSLAIATSTLLCILVLNHASKQQYNQANAQLTSPIGFYIVAEQGGRVSKSDFAHLRRQGFTHITPVLTFRKNLANGERLKFLAIDMLGLSIANPAQFNHQAVLFTKAHLASLDVDIDINPDVNSVLILADKTPIPIRLTTSEQWGRVALLDIALAWQLFPQQIDFSALMVAPLTASQKQALEAVLPAHLSLNEPWSYQERSGFADALHLNLMALAVLGFIVSMFIAFQAGEQAWHKRAELAMQLRLLGVALYTIKIAMLLEALFLVFVASIVGVLIAVALVTVLLPLLGLTFSQLYSLNMSGHFAWQWQYALWALLISSVAVLLALAKQFKRISTAHVTFTTSTVKGYLPRLVTLAGAVILLLLFIGWPSQSWYQIMVKYGLLLIASVLFLPHFLQGMLFLSGLGVTSFGFNSFRVNYIFQDASNQIRRRYLPLAAFYLALTTSIAAALMVHSFEGAFVRFLDQQLSADLLIRYHHGQKPQVEDWLQNNNDIDEYTLHQHTWARIESDAVKVSSYQSPQQLSSLLLKSLSTKIKQGCFINEQLALKRQLAVEQLIHFHQGEMQYSCHIQGIYYEYGYPGFSLTLDTAQANRSFTGWIYSGFGVYFRSGTVIDKQAVGLALGLADDQIYAPSQVKKIALKVFSQTFILTQLIAVILLVIACFGLFLSANGLELARKADLYILCSLGYSKADLFVHMLMQWCLLAVGCVLLSWPIATILAHALVSQALPASFGWSMPLMFNVGSFAVSSIFGLLFLLPALGIPLFKLNLRSRR is encoded by the coding sequence ATGACGGATAGTAATGTTATTAGTTTCATCCGCAGAGTAGACCGGCAAGAATTGTGGCTGGCATTACAAACCCAGATAGCAGAATATAATCATCATCGCTTACTACATTTGGGTTTAATTTTCAGCTTAGCCATCGCTACCAGCACCTTGCTTTGTATTCTGGTCTTAAATCATGCGAGCAAACAACAATATAACCAAGCCAATGCACAGTTAACGAGTCCTATCGGTTTTTATATTGTCGCTGAGCAAGGTGGTCGAGTGAGTAAGAGTGACTTTGCTCACTTGCGCAGACAAGGCTTCACTCACATTACGCCAGTATTAACATTTCGAAAGAATCTTGCGAATGGCGAACGTTTGAAGTTCCTTGCTATTGATATGCTAGGGCTGAGTATTGCTAATCCTGCCCAATTCAATCATCAAGCCGTTTTGTTCACTAAAGCGCATTTGGCGTCACTGGATGTTGATATCGATATCAACCCCGACGTTAATTCTGTATTGATATTGGCTGACAAAACCCCCATTCCCATTCGTTTAACCACAAGCGAACAATGGGGTCGGGTTGCACTGCTTGATATTGCACTCGCTTGGCAGTTATTTCCCCAGCAGATTGATTTCAGCGCGTTAATGGTGGCGCCATTGACAGCATCACAGAAGCAGGCGTTAGAGGCTGTATTGCCCGCGCATTTATCCCTCAATGAACCTTGGTCATATCAAGAACGCAGTGGATTTGCCGATGCGCTGCACCTTAACTTAATGGCATTGGCTGTTTTAGGATTTATTGTCAGTATGTTTATTGCGTTTCAGGCTGGTGAGCAGGCTTGGCATAAACGTGCTGAATTAGCGATGCAGTTACGTTTGTTGGGGGTTGCACTATATACGATAAAAATAGCCATGTTGCTTGAAGCGTTATTTCTGGTGTTTGTTGCCAGTATTGTCGGGGTATTGATTGCAGTCGCGCTAGTGACCGTATTATTGCCCTTGCTGGGACTCACGTTTAGTCAGCTTTATTCACTGAATATGAGTGGTCACTTTGCTTGGCAATGGCAATACGCATTATGGGCGCTGCTTATTTCATCCGTTGCGGTATTACTGGCATTAGCAAAGCAATTTAAGCGGATCAGTACTGCTCATGTTACTTTTACTACAAGCACGGTAAAAGGCTACCTTCCTCGATTGGTCACGTTAGCGGGAGCGGTTATTCTATTGCTGTTATTTATCGGGTGGCCGAGCCAAAGTTGGTACCAGATCATGGTTAAGTATGGCCTGTTATTGATCGCGAGTGTGCTGTTTTTACCCCATTTTTTACAAGGCATGTTATTTCTAAGTGGGCTGGGTGTGACGTCTTTTGGATTTAACTCTTTCCGGGTTAACTATATTTTTCAAGATGCCAGTAATCAGATTAGACGACGTTACTTACCCCTAGCGGCTTTTTATCTCGCGTTAACAACCAGTATTGCTGCCGCTTTAATGGTACACAGTTTTGAGGGGGCGTTTGTGCGCTTTCTTGATCAACAATTAAGTGCAGATTTGCTTATCCGTTATCATCATGGCCAAAAACCACAGGTGGAAGATTGGCTGCAAAATAACAATGATATTGATGAATATACTCTGCATCAGCATACTTGGGCGAGGATAGAGAGTGACGCCGTTAAAGTATCCAGTTATCAGTCACCCCAACAGCTGTCATCGCTATTATTAAAGTCGTTATCGACTAAGATTAAGCAGGGGTGCTTTATCAATGAACAGCTCGCGCTTAAACGCCAATTGGCCGTTGAACAATTAATTCATTTTCATCAGGGAGAGATGCAATATAGCTGTCATATTCAAGGTATTTATTATGAATATGGCTATCCGGGTTTTTCACTGACGTTAGATACCGCACAAGCTAATCGGTCATTTACGGGCTGGATTTATAGTGGTTTCGGTGTGTATTTTCGTTCCGGTACTGTTATCGATAAACAAGCTGTGGGCTTGGCGTTGGGGTTGGCTGATGATCAAATATATGCGCCCTCACAAGTAAAAAAAATAGCGCTGAAGGTATTTTCACAGACCTTTATATTAACGCAGTTGATCGCGGTTATATTATTGGTGATTGCTTGTTTTGGCCTGTTTCTATCGGCTAATGGTTTAGAGCTGGCACGTAAAGCCGATTTATACATTTTGTGCAGCTTGGGTTATAGCAAGGCCGATCTGTTTGTTCATATGCTGATGCAATGGTGCTTACTTGCTGTGGGCTGCGTACTTTTAAGCTGGCCAATCGCCACAATATTAGCCCATGCATTGGTGAGTCAGGCATTACCAGCTTCTTTTGGTTGGTCAATGCCACTGATGTTCAATGTGGGGTCCTTTGCTGTCAGCAGCATATTCGGATTGTTATTCTTATTGCCAGCACTCGGTATTCCGCTGTTTAAATTGAATTTAAGGAGTCGCAGATGA
- a CDS encoding lipocalin-like domain-containing protein — protein MKPRKMFKLFVFVVLVVLLLLSCGEQVKTLPELNKSPLKVGEGEELQYAQALPEHQFRFPQAHSPHKDYRHEWWYLTSNLKSDTGIRFATQWTLFRTAVNQAQWYFAHGALADTKVHLAAFRQGREEFANVAITEQPFSAAIDDWLWQSSAALLPAQLSYGSARTDNEAWQVKLSLVTASPFFLQGEQGYSKKHQREAIASHYYSQPFIDVEGEVLWQGQWLNVTGSAWFDREWGSAMLAQDQLGWDWFSLRVSTDKALMIYRIRSSEQDFIYGSLMHTNGAIDILDANNIKLVSHVNDRLDYPYAFDLHVEKQSIGLNVDLRVAVINQQQIMRFGIEYFEGMVSFKGSHDGEGFVEMTGYVNE, from the coding sequence ATGAAACCACGTAAAATGTTTAAATTGTTCGTGTTTGTAGTATTAGTCGTACTCTTATTATTATCCTGTGGCGAACAAGTCAAAACATTACCTGAGCTGAATAAAAGTCCGCTTAAAGTCGGAGAAGGTGAGGAACTACAATATGCGCAGGCCTTACCTGAGCATCAGTTTCGTTTTCCTCAAGCACATTCGCCACATAAAGATTATCGCCATGAATGGTGGTACTTAACGTCTAATTTAAAGAGTGACACGGGAATACGTTTTGCTACGCAATGGACGTTATTCCGTACCGCGGTTAATCAGGCGCAGTGGTATTTTGCTCATGGTGCGTTGGCGGATACTAAGGTGCACCTTGCTGCCTTTCGTCAGGGAAGGGAAGAGTTTGCTAATGTGGCTATTACTGAGCAACCTTTTTCTGCTGCAATTGATGATTGGTTATGGCAGTCGTCGGCGGCATTATTACCTGCGCAGCTCAGTTATGGGTCTGCGCGTACCGATAATGAAGCGTGGCAGGTAAAATTATCGCTAGTGACTGCGAGTCCATTTTTTCTGCAAGGTGAGCAGGGCTATAGTAAAAAGCATCAGCGTGAGGCGATCGCTAGCCATTATTATTCTCAGCCCTTTATCGACGTAGAAGGTGAAGTATTATGGCAAGGACAATGGCTCAATGTGACTGGTTCAGCTTGGTTTGACCGCGAGTGGGGGTCGGCAATGCTCGCGCAAGATCAACTGGGTTGGGATTGGTTTTCTTTACGTGTATCAACAGATAAAGCCTTGATGATTTACCGTATTCGCTCTTCTGAACAGGATTTTATCTATGGTAGTTTGATGCATACTAATGGCGCTATTGATATTCTTGATGCGAATAATATTAAGTTGGTCAGTCATGTTAACGACAGGCTAGATTATCCCTATGCATTTGACTTACACGTAGAAAAACAAAGTATTGGTTTAAATGTTGATTTACGCGTGGCTGTGATTAATCAGCAGCAGATCATGCGCTTTGGTATTGAATATTTTGAGGGGATGGTCAGTTTTAAAGGTTCTCATGACGGAGAGGGATTTGTGGAAATGACGGGTTATGTAAACGAGTGA
- a CDS encoding site-2 protease family protein: MELLNIDCLGKSLRLEGSLAGWQQVFWDDKLVSVINASSDNEGSKTHEFELNQHRDDTQPPASILIKLTTELLWQPFKIDYALYVDEQLINQGQRDTKDIERQTPQHPVAAKQKFSLIGLGSLALKLLKSAKVIKVVLAGASLAAYSWLFSWQFALALIACLVFHEYGHVKAMKYFGMKTKGIYLIPFMGGLALGDDKINTRWQDVVISIMGPTFGLIMSLLSLVAYWLTGEIFFAGLASFNALLNLFNLLPILPLDGGHILKSISFSMNSVVGLVACIAGAVAGIFISYSLGLALLGFMLLIGSVEIVFEWRSRHQSHLLPLDKYGQLFSAIWYMATVGALIGVIWYFAGMGDELLSLPLQILQS; this comes from the coding sequence TTGGAATTATTAAACATTGACTGCCTTGGCAAATCGCTGCGGCTAGAAGGCTCGCTAGCAGGCTGGCAACAAGTATTTTGGGACGACAAACTCGTGTCGGTGATCAACGCCTCTAGTGACAATGAGGGCAGTAAAACCCATGAATTTGAACTCAACCAACACCGCGATGATACGCAACCACCAGCCAGCATCCTTATAAAGCTCACCACCGAGCTACTCTGGCAACCCTTTAAAATAGACTATGCCTTGTATGTTGATGAACAGCTCATTAACCAAGGCCAGCGCGACACAAAAGATATTGAACGGCAAACCCCGCAACATCCGGTTGCCGCAAAGCAAAAGTTTAGCTTAATTGGTTTAGGCTCGCTGGCGTTAAAGTTATTGAAGAGTGCCAAGGTTATCAAGGTAGTGCTGGCCGGCGCCAGCCTGGCTGCTTATTCATGGCTATTTTCATGGCAGTTTGCCCTCGCCTTGATTGCTTGCCTGGTGTTTCATGAATACGGCCATGTTAAAGCCATGAAATACTTTGGTATGAAGACCAAAGGCATTTACCTGATCCCGTTTATGGGCGGGTTAGCATTAGGTGATGATAAGATTAATACCCGTTGGCAAGATGTGGTGATCTCGATTATGGGCCCCACCTTTGGCTTGATCATGTCGCTGCTGTCTCTTGTCGCCTACTGGCTAACAGGGGAAATATTCTTTGCCGGACTGGCCAGCTTTAACGCCTTGCTGAATCTATTTAACTTGTTACCGATTTTACCGCTCGATGGTGGCCACATCCTCAAAAGCATTAGCTTTTCGATGAACAGCGTCGTAGGCCTAGTTGCTTGTATCGCAGGGGCAGTGGCCGGGATATTCATCAGCTATAGCTTAGGCTTGGCCCTGCTTGGCTTCATGCTGTTAATTGGTAGCGTCGAGATCGTATTTGAATGGCGTAGCCGTCATCAAAGCCATCTATTACCCCTCGACAAATACGGGCAGCTGTTTTCCGCTATCTGGTATATGGCGACAGTAGGCGCGCTTATTGGCGTGATTTGGTACTTTGCCGGTATGGGCGATGAGTTACTCTCCTTACCACTGCAGATATTACAAAGCTAA
- a CDS encoding type VI secretion system-associated protein TagO — protein sequence MMRQILLVAASLLLAANASATITEKEYAKCAIVEGDLVRLECFDNLAVAKKLNVRQVKPASFVGKGKWYVSVDGSKAITLTLNADSGKNRWGKPVSLVVRCKNNTTDLYIGWNDYLGLEASVLTQVGTHKAMTQNWSMSTDKNTTYHNEPIPFIKEMLDSPKLVTQVTLYNKSAITAVFNTSGLENIIKPLRERCGW from the coding sequence ATGATGAGACAAATTTTACTGGTAGCAGCCTCACTGTTGTTGGCTGCAAACGCTAGCGCTACAATCACTGAAAAAGAATATGCTAAATGCGCTATTGTTGAAGGGGATCTGGTTAGACTTGAGTGTTTTGATAATTTGGCTGTAGCTAAAAAGCTTAATGTCCGTCAAGTTAAACCAGCGTCGTTCGTGGGCAAAGGAAAGTGGTATGTATCCGTAGATGGTTCTAAGGCCATCACATTGACTTTGAATGCTGATTCTGGAAAAAACCGATGGGGTAAACCGGTTTCTCTGGTTGTAAGGTGTAAAAATAATACAACAGATCTCTATATTGGCTGGAACGACTATCTTGGTCTCGAAGCTTCGGTTCTGACCCAAGTCGGTACGCATAAAGCAATGACTCAAAACTGGAGTATGTCTACTGACAAAAATACCACATATCACAACGAGCCAATTCCTTTCATAAAAGAGATGCTTGATTCTCCTAAGTTAGTGACTCAAGTAACGTTGTACAATAAAAGCGCCATTACAGCTGTTTTCAATACCTCTGGTTTAGAAAATATTATAAAGCCGCTTAGAGAACGTTGTGGCTGGTAA
- a CDS encoding TetR/AcrR family transcriptional regulator — protein sequence MPKIVDREAYRNKLITKAVDIFSEHGLNGLGMRGIAEALGVSKSALYHYFSSKEELFTACTEFVLEPHSLYGVDSTSALPEDKKLAIVQLIKTLDSRFKGEMTVLLDYVKNRDSQDIANDKLLKMADNKFLAELNKIVGKENANQAYALLLGGLMTRLLNGNQTKIEEIASWILQLSAGDAS from the coding sequence ATGCCAAAAATCGTAGATCGAGAAGCATACCGTAATAAATTAATCACCAAAGCAGTTGATATTTTTTCAGAACACGGGCTGAACGGGTTAGGAATGCGAGGCATTGCAGAAGCATTGGGTGTATCCAAAAGCGCTCTTTATCATTACTTTTCAAGTAAAGAAGAGTTATTTACCGCCTGTACAGAGTTTGTGCTAGAGCCACACTCACTTTATGGCGTAGATAGTACTTCAGCTCTACCTGAAGACAAGAAGCTAGCCATAGTCCAATTGATAAAGACCTTGGATAGCCGTTTTAAGGGCGAAATGACGGTGCTACTGGACTATGTCAAAAATAGGGACAGCCAAGATATAGCGAATGATAAGCTTCTAAAAATGGCTGACAACAAATTCCTAGCAGAGCTAAATAAAATAGTAGGCAAAGAGAATGCGAATCAGGCTTATGCTTTGTTACTTGGTGGTTTAATGACCCGACTACTAAATGGAAACCAAACCAAAATTGAAGAGATAGCGTCTTGGATCCTCCAACTTTCAGCGGGGGATGCGAGCTAG